The nucleotide sequence agcaaagccagagctcaactccacccacactctgacatcactgcagtaactttagcagactaccatttcttaaagtgacattatcATGACATTATTAACCGTGACTATAATTAAACAACTCCAACTGGTCAACTACTATCTAATCTCTAACCACCATCCCCCTCTTTAACCTGTTATCACTATCGATCTTCCTTCATTCTTTCTCCCCTCCTGTACAGTCAGACTGCTTGTGAAGGCAGAAATCTGACTCTGACTGCACTCTCCTGAGGACCTTCACCCTCATCAGCTTTCAAAATGGAAAATCAATTTGAGAGTGGGACCCCAAGGGACACCTACACTACCTTGGACTGTTAATGGCCACCCTTTTACCTCCAGTGCCTTgagctgtggtgtgaccacctctctaaactTTCAATCCACATAACTCTCGCCAGTGTggcacagtgtctccagccgcagCATGAGCTCTGAACATGTGGTTATCTAAGATGTTGGTATGGTCGATGACTTCCTACATAGAACAGGTCACACATTCCACTTGGCTGACCTCGCCTGCCATGTCTTGAGCTTAAACATACTTCATTCTACTTGCTAACTTTTCATATTACTTAGTGTTAAAGTATAGTCCTCTTACCTTAACTTAGTCTCCTTGTCTAATTCTACTTCTGATGTGGGcttgtcggcgttggactggggtgagcagttagaagtcttacaacaccaggttaaagtccgacaggtttgtttcgaatcactagcttttggagcactgcttcacctgaggaaggagcagtgctccgaaagctagtgatttgaaacaaacctgttggacttcaacctggtgttgttagacttcttactgtgctatttTAGACCGCAGCAATGGAATAAACCTCAAACATTTACTAGATACCCACCAGATACACACCAAACAGCTCACTACTCCTGCAGCAGGGCAGGACCACTTTCTGAAGAGTGAAAAGGTTAGGAagcaaaaaacaaaagagcacctcGTTCCCCTCTGCACCAAATTCCGACTTTGATCCAAATTCCCAAATCTAGTCACAtggactgtgtctcactcagaaTGTGCTCTCTCCCACTGCTTGTACAGACACTTACTGATGTAAAAACAATAGATTTAAAGATAAAAGGAGAAAAACGTTTTTAAAGAGTGATTTAAGGCTGTAGAGGTAGGTATGGTTATGAAATCTTGCAGAGCATGTGTGCTGAAACAGACCAATGAAGAATCAGCCTTCATCAACCCTCAGAAAAGTAAAGTGTCGCGTTATAATTTTCATGCCTTGGGTCAGGCTTTCGAGGAGTGTGGACCAAAGACAGGTAAATGCAGTTGaggaacagatcagccatgatccaaagGTTTGAAGGAATAGGGTTGAAAGGCTTGTTGCTATCTTCCTGTGTAAGTGAAGTAATATAAATAGATTGACTATAGATTACCTTGTTTAACTTTTCTTGTACAGCTTTAATCCCGTGCCAGAGATCGAACTGGTGAAGAATGTTTGGATATTTTGACTCTAAATATAAATAGAAAATGGTATAAATCATAAATACAGGACAGCATCACAAAACCTACCAAACTTTTGAATATCTGTCATCGCTTCTACTCCTTGTGTCAATTACTTTGAATtggtgccctctcgttcttgatgctctcttgagAGGGAACAGTGTATCTTTGTCcattcccctcaggatcttgaatacttCTAACAAGCCTCCTTCAGCGTCTGTTCTTCAAGGAAAACAGAGCCAAGCTCTCCAATCTACAGCCACAGCTAAAGCTGTTTATTCCTGGAATAATTCTTATGAATCTCCTTTGTACTCTGTCCAatacctgcacattcttcctcaagTATGGCACCCAGAACCGAACGCAGAACTCCAGATGAAACCTCATGAGTATCTTACACAATTTCAACATAAACTCAAAGAACaaaaagcaaagaaaagtacagcacaggaacaggcccttcagccctccaagccagtgccgaccatgctgcccgactaaactacaatcttctacacttcctgagtccgtatccatctattcccatcctattcatgtatttaactCCTAACCCTAACTCCTTATTCTTGTACCCAATGAccctattaataaaacccagGACACTTCATGCTTTATTAACCCTCTTAACAtgccctgtcaccttcaatgacttatgtacaTAAACACTGATGTCCCTCTTTCCTGCACCTCCTTTCGAGTTTCTCCCTTAGTTTATACTGTCTCTCCATTTTCTTCCTGctcaaatgaatcacctcacatttctctgcattgaacgtcATCTGCCACGTGgctgcccaatccaccaacatgCCTATGTCCGTTTGAAGTTCAAGATGTTTCTCATCACAGTTGACAATGCTTCCAATCTTTACATcctttgaaattttttgaaatcaGGCCCTGCCTACcacaggataaaagcaaatcactacgaatgctggaatctgacatgaaagagaaaatgctggaaaatctcagcaggtctggcagcatctgtagggagagaaaagagttaacgtttcgattccgatgattctttgtcaaagctaacagacagagaaagtgggaaatatttatactgatgGAGtgagaaagatgagtcatagccacagaaacccagggaaaccgggtgctaatggccacagaaaccaagctGAAAGAGTGTTAatagcagtccccagagagaacaaaagatgtgaaagatcaaacagcagggaaactatcagaggatgaactgtagatagggggggggggggggggaagggggaagcaaagacgagaaaggtgaaggaaagatggataagattgtgtggggggggatggaaattaaggtcattaatatatatcagggagATCGAGGGACCCAACACTgaacccctggggaactccactacacaTTTTCCACCAATCTGAAAAATAACTATTTATCACTActctgggacggaattctccgaccccccccgcagggtcgggtaattgcccggggccggcgtaaatcccgcccccgccgtggccggaattctccaccacccgggaatcggcaggagcagtaatcatgccccgccgattggcgtgccccccgcgtcgatcggcgtgccccccgcatcaattctccggcccgcgatgggccaaagtcccgccgctgactggccaatcccgccaacgtggtttaaaccacctctgatgccggcgggattggcggcgcgagcaacctcccggggtcctggggggggcgcggggcgatcggaccccgggggggtgccccacggtggcctggcccgcgactggcgcccaccgatcggcgggtgggccactGCTGTGGTggcactttttcttccgccaccgccacggcctccaccatggtggaggcagaagagacccccctaccgcgcatgcgccggtggtgacatcagcgactgctgacgcaccagcgcatgcgcggaccgatgAAGgttttttggccagccccgacacacCGGGCGGCGTAGCGCAAAAGGCCGTTGGCGTCGGTTTTGGTGccatcggcggagcggaaaccactccggcgcaggcctagccgctaaaggtgaggagaattccgcacctttgggaaggcccgacgccggagtggttggcgccactctgctacgccgggaccccccgccccgccgggtaggggagaatcccggcgctgATTCCTATCACTCAGCTCATTTCTTCTCCAAGTGTCAACTTTCCCTTTTACTGAATTttactcacaagtctgttgttgTGATGTACTGcaacaaatgccttttgaaaatcataTATCACATCAACAGTGTTGCCATTATCAATttttttgttacctcctcaaaaaagttAGTTCAACACGATTTTCCCTTAACGATTTCCTTAATTATCCTGCACCTGTCTAAGTGACCATTGATTTTGTCCCTATCTCTTCCAgaagttttcctaccactgaaaTCAAACTGACTGGTCTCATAATGCATGCCATTATCCTTGTGCGtcattttgaacaagggtgtagcatttgcaattctccaacccatCAGCCTATGTCTTAGGAAGACAAGAAAAATATCACCAGTGCCCCTCCAATTTCAATCTCacctccctcagtatccttggatgacTGTCATCCAGTCCTGGTCTCCTTTTCAATAGTAAATTCCACAAGTGTCCCAGCTCTCACCTCAGCCTGAGTAGCATCATATTCCTTTGTAAAGACAAATGCAAAGTGCTTGTTTAATACCTCCGCTATTTCTCCTGCCTCTTTTTTAAATCCCTAATGGGCCCGACTTTCTTTTCCCACCCTTTTATCAGTTACATGCTTATAGAAGACCTTGAGATTCCCTTTTATTTTAGCTGTCAGTGTCTTTTTATGCTCCCTCCTTGCTTTTCTCATAAGTTTtctcatttcccctctggtccaTCTATATTCAGGCCGATTCTCCATTGTATATTTTATCTGACATCTGTCATACACGTACTTCTTCCTTTTCATCATCACCTCTATCTCTCTCATCTTCCAGGGTTCCCTAGATTCATTTGTTTTACCTTTCCCCTTCAAGGGGATATACCGtggcattttcatttcatttcattctttgaAGGCAGCCTATTGTTCAGCCGCTATCTTTTCTGTCAGCATTTGTTTGCACACACTCGATCAACTCAGATGCATTCTCATCCCAACGATGTTGGTTTTCTCCTAATTAATTGTGCCTGCTCTGGATTGTTCTTCGTCCTTTCCCTTGGCCAACCTAAATCAACAATGTTCAGTTAGACGTCCCAagtgatgatccatctcagcttcCCCTAGCAATCCCCAGCACCCCAGGGCTTGAGCCAATTTTATTCACTCCACGCGATATCAATAAACGGTTCTGAATAcggcaatattccggcaatagtactgaagacttgtgctccagaacttggcaAACCCCGGCCAAATTGGATGTAAAAATTAAACATATTGTGGTCTCTGCTACCTTGAGGTGCCTTTACCGAGATAACCAATTAAGTCTGTCATGTTACACGATACTAAAATAACCTGCTCTCTGCTTGGTTCCAGACCGTGCTGTTTGAAGAAACTATCTTGAAAGCATTCTAAGAATTCCTCACCCAGGCATTTGCTGCCAAtctgatttttttaaagtttatgtGCAGATTATGTAGATTAAAATAACACAAGAATATTGCCATTTCTTTATCACTAGCACCCAATAGTTATTCTTGTATACGTTACCAAGATTGTAGTTACTGTTAGGGGGGGCTGTGGACTATTCCTCCCAGTGTATTTTTCCCCCTAGTATTCCTCATCTCCACCCAAACCAATTTCACAGCCTGATCTTCTGAAACAAGGTTGCCTCTAACTATTGCACCAATGCCACCCTTGatcaacaatgccacccctccaacTTTACTTAGCGTCCTAATCTCTTGAATACCTGAGGAGGGGAAAGCAATTACAACATCACCTTACATGGCGAGAAGGAAGGAAAGTTGGGTGGTTAGTAGTTTAGTGGGAACGAGGTTGAGAGAGCAGAAGGTGGTTCTTTTGTCAAGTGAGCTGAAATTGAGGAGCTATGAGAGAAAGTGGAGAAATATGCTAATTTCATGGGTCATCTTGGTGGGGAGACTTAGCTCATTGGACTAGAGATGGGGAATCAGCTGAGGCAGCTGGTTCCTTCTTTATTCTCTCTGAAAATCATGAACACTTACTCATTATCATCAAGAGTTGGGGATCTGCATCTGTAACTATCTCAGAAACATCAAGGTTATTTTGTACCAAACACTGCAGGGCACGTTGGAACCCAGAGATTTCCACATTTCTCAGCTTCCTGCTTCCTTCTCTGGCATCGATCATTTGAACATCCAGGATCTTGTGGGTGGAGTTGTCCATCATTGTGTGGGTGAGGTACTTCTCTGAAAGGACACGGCTGTTGTGGCATCGATCTCCCACCACCACAATAGGACGAGTAAGCTCCAGAAAATGTTTCTCCTGCATCTTCCTCCAGTAGTTTGTCACTGAAGGCTGAACATACGACTTTTGAATCTTGAGAAATGATTGATGACCGACTGGAAGCATATTCAGGAATTTCAACATCAATGCAATTTTCCGATAATTATTCCCTGATAAAACTATGCTTGATACCAGCAGAATGTTACCGGCAGGGACTCCTTGGAGCAATGgctgtgaccaccagacagacttGTGTCCATGGCAGCAGTGACTCACGACCTTCATCGCTGTTGCTACAACATGCAGTTCCAAATCTATTTTACCATTGCAGTTGAGAGACTTGCACTTTGAAAATGCTTTCTCAGCTAGGGACATCAGACATGTATCAAAGATGATGCCAGTCCTCATGCCACATATGCTCTTGTCTTGTGCTGAACTGGCTGAAGCTGGGACAGATTCATCTTCTCCAGATGCTATTTCATCGTTAACGATATTTAAGACTTCCTCTTCCACTGTGCAGTCCCTCAGCTGAGTATTTATGAAGCTGTTCAGAAATCAGAAATTATAATTACTTTGGTAACTCATACACCAATTACATATAAAGAGGGATTGTCTGGTCTATTGTACCAGCACATCATAGTAATGTTCTAATAAATGCATGTTGGCACACTTTCAACATCACACAAATCTCTGTGACACACTTAAATAGAGCAGAAACAAAGGAAGGATCCATAATGTCTAAAATTCTTTGAGTGGTTAGGAAAGGGCCTGATAGGTTAGACATTAAGATGGTTTTCCATATAGGGAGACCAGAATTAAGAGTTAAAAATGCAAAATACCATGAATAAATCCAACAAACAATTCAGGAGCAACTTCACCCAGTGATACTGGCTACCAGATGGAGTGATAGAAGTGAGTGGCATAGATGCCTTTAAGGAAAAGCTGGATAAATACGAGGGACAAAGGGAGAGTAGGATGTGCAGATCAAATTCgatgaatggaggtctgtaactagtggtattccgcagggatcagtactgggacctctgctctttgtaaaatatcgacttggaagaaaacgtagcaggtctgatagcaagtttgcagatggtactaagattgcaggaattgcagatagtgatgaagattgtcagagaatactacaggatacagataggctgcaaaattgggcagagaaatggcggatggaatttaacccgaacaaatgcgaggtgatgcattttggtagatccaattcatgGGGAGATATAAaacaaatggcagaaccatcaggagcatggatatacagagagatctggacatgcaggtccacagatgcttaagagtggcagcacaggtggaaatggtggtaaggaaagcatatggcatgcttaccttcatggGACGggatatcgagtataaaagctcaaagatTATGAGTTAAAAAGTTATATAGAaagttggtttggccacatttggaatactgtgtccaattttagtcaccgcactaccagaaggacgtggaggctttggagagagtacagaaaaggtttaccaggatgttgcctggtatggagggtattagctatgaggagagattgaataaactgggattgttctcccaagAGAGATGGCAGTGGATGACTGCTCCATAGCTGAAATCATGAGCTCTGTGGTGCAAGACTTCAACTGCGTGGTGCAGGCAATAGTGTCAGCACCAGAGGCCCGGCCCACAGCCCTCTCAAGATCTaggaaatagatataggacagatatcagaggtaggttctttactcagagagtagtaagggcgtggaatgccctgcctgcaacagtagtggactcgccaacattaagggcatttaaatgatcattggatagacatatggacgataagggaatagtgtagatgggctttagaggggtttcacaggacgtcacaacatcgagggccgaagggcctgtactgcgctgtaatgttctatgttctatgacatccTCCCTTCATGTCCTGAATAGATTGACTGATGAGTGCCTCCACCCTCCCGCTTTGCATTAGGGGCAACGCGTGTCACCTTTCTGTCATGGAGAGATGGGTATGAGCCTTGGTGTTCCCAAAAGTTAACCACTGGGCACTATTCAGTGGCACACTCAAGCAGGGCCAACTACATTGGCACAACTGACTCATCAAGGAAGTGTCCAGGAGCTGATCAAGCAACTGGCTTCCCCAAGTGGCAGGCGAGACACACCTGATTCACATTGAGATAGAAATTTGCAGTCACCTTCAGCCTTAGATTGCACCCCCATTCCCCAGCTCCCATGGGCTGCGATTATACAAGCCTCCTACCTTGAACAGCCAGCCATTCTGACATTATTCCCTGATGATGTGACCTTCAATACCAGTGGCTTTTCCCTTCCAGACAACTCATGCCCTGAGGATGAACTTTGTAGCCTGAGGGTTGGGGGTTCATTCGGATTGCACTAATTCTTCCCCCGTGGAGGGCCTTCTGTTCTCATGTAGCTCCTCAACATCTCTTGTCAGTGTCCCCAACTCTGCTCATGCAGCCTGGCATTTCATGGGATTCCACCCATGGACCTGACAGTCGCCCCCTGTGCTGATCCAGTGATTGTCCCCACTCCCACCAACCTGCCACACTAGAAAGGCAATCCCTCAGCAGAAAAATGACTAAAGCTCAGCAAAAGGGGCCCAAGAAGCGAAACCAAGCACACCAGCCGTCAGATCCCTTGAGACCTGGAGGACCAAAGCAGTGAAGGTCAGCTGAGGCCTGCGAGAAACACTCACCCACCACCAACTGCAAAATGCTGAGACACAACCCCCTGCCCTC is from Scyliorhinus canicula chromosome 11, sScyCan1.1, whole genome shotgun sequence and encodes:
- the LOC119973715 gene encoding uncharacterized protein LOC119973715 isoform X2, producing MITFPQITTPQLLSTVGSFTIDSDTDTDHDKQSLELIEDSEDTSKYLLPDNFINTQLRDCTVEEEVLNIVNDEIASGEDESVPASASSAQDKSICGMRTGIIFDTCLMSLAEKAFSKCKSLNCNGKIDLELHVVATAMKVVSHCCHGHKSVWWSQPLLQGVPAGNILLVSSIVLSGNNYRKIALMLKFLNMLPVGHQSFLKIQKSYVQPSVTNYWRKMQEKHFLELTRPIVVVGDRCHNSRVLSEKYLTHTMMDNSTHKILDVQMIDAREGSRKLRNVEISGFQRALQCLVQNNLDVSEIVTDADPQLLMIMKSKYPNILHQFDLWHGIKAVQEKLNKVVSSSDNKDLQPWINDIIRHFMYCCKYSNGDVNTLMARWRSILHHTVNVHEWQLGDCSTAASCDHGPLTHKEIKDKHWLTAGSAAHHALRKVVYDKWLTSHLNYFVQARVTNELESFNNHIQMYAAKNFTYEYEDYLARTLLAAIDYNSHVDRDYKCNAAGDIVYHRMYSQHKKYWRAVPAKVQKQYRYFEELKEDMVKAISSNDDIQQLPRRLGAKGRRVPAPLSKAIST